A single region of the Pogoniulus pusillus isolate bPogPus1 chromosome Z, bPogPus1.pri, whole genome shotgun sequence genome encodes:
- the LINGO2 gene encoding leucine-rich repeat and immunoglobulin-like domain-containing nogo receptor-interacting protein 2: MQLTAVSCWQPFLGLAVLLVFMGPTIGCPARCECSAQNKSVSCHRRRLMSIPEGIPIETKILDLSKNRLKGINPEEFTSYPLLEEIDLSDNIVANVEPGAFNNLFNLRSLRLKGNRLKLVPLGVFTGLSNLTKLDISENKIVILLDYMFQDLHNLKSLEVGDNDLVYISHRAFSGLLSLEQLTLERCNLTAVPTEALSHLHNLISLHLKQLNINALPAYAFKRLFRLKDLEIEAWPLLDMLPANSLYGLNLTSLSITNTNLSAVPYSAFKHLVYLTHLNLSYNPISTIEAGMLSDLVRLQELHMVGAQLRTIESHAFQGLRFLRVLNVSQNLLETLEENVFHSPKSLEVLCINNNPLACDCRLLWILQRQPTLQFGGQPPMCAGPDSVKERSFKDFHSTALSFYFTCKKPKIQDKKLQYLVVEEGQTVQLMCNADGDPQPTISWVTPHRRLITAKSNGRATVLGDGTLEIRFAQDQDTGIYVCIASNAAGNDTYSASLTVKGFTSDRFLYANRTPMYMTDSNDTSSNGTNVNTFSLDLKTILVSTAMGCFTFLGVVLFCFLLLFVWSRGKGKHKTSIDLEYVPRKNNGAVVEGEVAGPRRFNMKMI; encoded by the coding sequence ATGCAGCTCACAGCTGTATCATGCTGGCAGCCGTTCCTGggtctggctgtgctgctggtctTCATGGGCCCCACCATAGGCTGCCCAGCCCGCTGTGAATGCTCGGCACAGAACAAGTCTGTCAGCTGTCACCGGCGGCGTCTGATGTCTATCCCAGAGGGCATTCCCATTGAGACTAAAATCTTGGACCTCAGCAAGAACCGACTGAAGGGCATCAATCCTGAGGAATTCACGTCATACCCTTTGCTGGAGGAGATCGACCTCAGTGACAATATAGTTGCCAATGTGGAGCCTGGAGCCTTCAACAATCTCTTCAACTTGCGCTCCCTGAGGCTGAAAGGAAATCGTCTGAAGCTGGTCCCCCTTGGAGTGTTCACTGGGTTGTCAAACTTAACAAAGCTCGATATAAGTGAAAACAAGATTGTCATTTTGCTGGACTACATGTTCCAAGATCTGCATAACCTAAAATCCTTGGAGGTTGGGGACAATGATTTGGTTTATATATCACACAGGGCCTTTAGTggactgcttagcctggagcagctcaccCTGGAGAGATGCAACCTCACAGCTGTACCAACAGAAGCTCTTTCTCACCTCCACAACCTCATCAGTCTGCACCTGAAACAGCTCAACATTAATGCTTTGCCGGCCTATGCCTTTAAAAGGCTGTTTCGCCTGAAAGACCTAGAGATAGAGGCCTGGCCCCTCCTGGACATGCTACCCGCCAACAGTCTTTATGGCCTCAACCTTACTTCTCTCTCCATCACCAACACCAACCTGTCTGCAGTACCTtattctgcttttaaacacctggtTTACCTGACACATCTAAACCTCTCTTACAACCCTATCAGCACCATTGAAGCAGGCATGCTTTCAGATTTGGTGCGCCTGCAAGAACTCCACATGGTGGGGGCCCAGCTACGTACCATTGAATCACATGCTTTCCAAGGGCTCCGTTTCTTACGTGTGCTTAATGTGTCTCAAAACCTGCTAGAAACCTTAGAAGAGAATGTATTCCATTCCCCTAAAAGCCTTGAGGTCCTCTGCATCAACAACAATCCTCTAGCTTGTGACTGCCGTCTCCTTTGGATCTTACAGAGGCAACCCACTTTGCAGTTTGGAGGCCAGCCACCTATGTGTGCTGGcccagacagtgtcaaagagaGGTCATTCAAAGACtttcacagcacagctctttCCTTTTACTTCACCTGTAAAAAGCCCAAGATACAAGATAAGAAGTTGCAGTACCTGGTAGTGGAGGAGGGGCAGACGGTGCAGTTGATGTGCAATGCTGACGGGGACCCGCAGCCTACTATATCCTGGGTTACTCCACATCGGAGGCTGATCACCGCTAAATCAAATGGAAGAGCCACTGTGCTGGGAGATGGCACCCTGGAGATCCGGTTTGCTCAAGACCAGGACACTGGGATCTATGTTTGTATTGCAAGTAATGCAGCTGGGAATGACACCTATTCGGCCTCCCTTACGGTAAAGGGGTTTACTTCAGACCGTTTCCTTTACGCCAACAGGACCCCTATGTATATGACAGACTCCAACGACACGAGTTCCAATGGAACTAATGTGAACACCTTCTCTCTGGACCTTAAGACAATATTGGTGTCCACAGCTATGGGCTGTTTCACATTCCTTGgagtggttttattttgtttcctccttctttttgtGTGGAGCCGAGGGAAAGGCAAACACAAAACCAGCATTGACCTTGAATATGTCCCTCGCAAAAACAATGGTGCTGTGGTTGAAGGGGAGGTTGCTGGACCACGAAGGTTCAATATGAAAATGATTTGA